A DNA window from Setaria viridis chromosome 2, Setaria_viridis_v4.0, whole genome shotgun sequence contains the following coding sequences:
- the LOC117842216 gene encoding uncharacterized protein, with protein sequence MASGEAEPLQYTTTVLRVSIHCEGCKKKVKKVLHNIEGVYKVTVDAAQHKVTVTGSVGADALVRRLHKAGKQAALWPAPAPAVVVEAAKKPEEVDPAPPAAVEGDKVKEGAGKADAKPKEAAKDKKQPEAEGKEKKPEKDKGSDKKPEKAEAAKPKDEAKKDVEVTPPKEKGSPEPTKESAASGEEAGAEEPSSGKKGKKKKNKQQKEGGESEAAPAEKTPQPSLPAPVLAPAQPPGPERPLGGFPYYAAQPVMSYNVAHPSSSVSYYAPTPVGHMQPMPTPPPPPTTMVPYGYPPYPPMMPPPMPEFMYGPPGIRSSPPQESYNNMFNEENANSCSVM encoded by the exons ATGGCGTCAGGGGAAGCAGAGCCGCTGCAGTACACG ACCACCGTGCTGCGGGTGTCCATCCACTGCGAGGGCTGcaagaagaaggtcaagaaggTGCTCCACAACATCGAAG GAGTGTACAAGGTGACGGTGGACGCGGCGCAGCACAAGGTGACCGTCACCGGCAGCGTCGGCGCCGACGCGCTCGTCAGGCGGCTGCACAAGGCCGGCAAGCAGGCCGCGCtgtggccggcgccggcgcccgccgtgGTCGTCGAGGCGGCCAAGAAGCCCGAGGAGGTCGACCCGGCGCCGCCAGCGGCCGTGGAGGGCGATAAGGTCAAGGAAGGCGCGGGCAAGGCGGACGCGAAGCCGAAGGAGGCGGCCAAGGACAAGAAGCAGCCTGAAGCCGAGGGCAAGGAGAAGAAGCCGGAGAAGGACAAGGGCTCCGACAAGAAGCCCGAGAAAGCCGAGGCCGCGAAACCCAAGGACGAGGCCAAGAAGGACGTCGAGGTGACCCCGCCGAAGGAGAAGGGCTCCCCTGAGCCGACAAAAGAATCCGCAGcctccggcgaggaggcgggcGCGGAGGAGCCCAGCAGCGGCAAGAagggcaagaaaaagaagaacaagcagcagaAGGAGGGCGGCGAGTCCGAGGCCGCACCGGCGGAGAAGACGCCGCAGCCGTCGCTGCCAGCGCCGGTCCTGGCGCCCGCGCAACCTCCCGGTCCGGAGCGCCCCCTCGGCGGGTTCCCGTACTACGCGGCGCAGCCGGTGATGAGCTACAACGTGGCGCACCCGAGCTCCAGCGTGTCGTACTACGCGCCCACGCCGGTTGGGCACATGCAGCCAATgccgacgcctccgccgccaccgacgaCGATGGTGCCGTACGGGTACCCGCCGTACCCGCCGatgatgccgccgccgatgccggaGTTCATGTACGGCCCGCCGGGCATCCGGTCGTCCCCGCCGCAGGAGTCGTACAACAACATGTTCAACGAGGAGAACGCCAACTCGTGCAGCGTCATgtga